In Streptomyces chartreusis, the following proteins share a genomic window:
- a CDS encoding VanZ family protein: protein MQRQGSIGGSAAIRIRVTGGILLLAHLAFVAWLTLRPLDVPWVTPANLQPFAGIRADLALGWQEAARRIIEGLALLAPLGVLIPTAHGSLTASPLGSLVRTVAAGALISLGIELLQTGVPGQVVDVDSLLLNTLGVALAHAAIVPAARIHLRRRSERADRPATPQDEPTQGRTPTIPRVGIAP from the coding sequence GTGCAGCGTCAAGGCTCCATCGGCGGCAGCGCCGCGATCCGCATCCGTGTGACGGGAGGCATCCTCCTGCTCGCACACCTCGCGTTCGTCGCCTGGCTCACCCTGCGCCCCCTGGACGTCCCCTGGGTCACCCCCGCCAACCTGCAACCCTTCGCAGGCATCAGAGCCGACCTCGCCCTCGGCTGGCAGGAAGCCGCCCGCCGCATCATCGAGGGCCTCGCCCTCCTCGCCCCCCTCGGCGTCCTCATCCCGACCGCACACGGCAGCCTCACCGCCTCCCCCCTCGGCTCCCTCGTCCGCACGGTGGCCGCGGGCGCCCTCATCTCCCTCGGCATAGAGCTCCTGCAAACAGGCGTCCCCGGCCAGGTCGTGGACGTCGACTCGCTGCTCCTCAACACCCTCGGCGTGGCCCTCGCCCACGCGGCGATCGTCCCGGCGGCCCGCATCCACCTCCGCCGCAGGTCCGAGCGAGCCGACCGCCCCGCCACCCCCCAGGATGAGCCGACTCAGGGTCGTACCCCGACGATTCCCAGGGTCGGCATAGCTCCGTAG
- a CDS encoding PspC domain-containing protein, producing MTALARPTNGRMIGGVCAALARRFGTSATTMRVIFLLSCLLPGPQFLLYIAMWILLPSENKTRTAW from the coding sequence ATGACCGCGCTCGCCCGACCCACCAACGGCCGCATGATCGGCGGAGTGTGCGCCGCGCTGGCACGACGCTTCGGCACCTCCGCGACGACCATGCGCGTCATCTTCCTGCTCTCCTGCCTGCTCCCGGGCCCGCAGTTCCTGCTCTACATAGCGATGTGGATCCTGCTCCCCTCGGAGAACAAGACCCGCACAGCCTGGTAA
- a CDS encoding ATP-binding protein, which yields MKQSAAKTLGVAALGAAFAAAGAGAANAAPVAPDAAGSALDNVTRTLPAENLAQSAPGAGAGLAQGGAGLAQGQEALAAGLSAAQPAAEQAVAGGPTGVVAGLLGGLPVQGAAAEGLPVQGLPVQGLPTQGLPVNGLPLG from the coding sequence ATGAAGCAGTCTGCTGCCAAGACCCTCGGTGTCGCCGCTCTCGGTGCCGCCTTCGCCGCCGCGGGCGCGGGTGCCGCGAACGCCGCGCCGGTCGCGCCCGACGCCGCCGGTTCGGCGCTGGACAACGTCACCCGGACGCTCCCCGCCGAGAACCTCGCCCAGTCGGCGCCCGGCGCCGGTGCGGGGCTGGCTCAGGGGGGTGCCGGGCTGGCTCAGGGGCAGGAGGCGCTCGCCGCCGGTCTGTCCGCCGCGCAGCCGGCCGCCGAGCAGGCCGTCGCCGGTGGGCCGACCGGCGTGGTCGCCGGGCTGCTCGGCGGGCTGCCGGTGCAGGGGGCCGCGGCCGAGGGGCTGCCGGTGCAGGGGCTGCCGGTTCAGGGGCTGCCCACTCAGGGGCTGCCGGTGAACGGGCTTCCGCTCGGCTGA
- a CDS encoding adenosine deaminase, which translates to MTSETAQKANTPSSDQIRRAPKVLLHDHLDGGLRPGTIVELARDTVPHSLNGAGGAPITHLPETDPDKLGVWFRDAADSGSLERYLETFSHTVGVMQTRDALVRVARECAEDLAEDGVVYAEVRYAPEQHLEGGLSLEEVVEAVNEGFREGELIARENGHRIRVGALLTAMRHAARALEIAELANRYRDLGVVGFDIAGAEAGHPPTRHLDAFEYLKRENNHFTIHAGEAFGLPSIWQALQWCGADRLGHGVRIIDDIQVHADGSVKLGRLASYVRDKRIPLELCPSSNLQTGAADSYAEHPIGLLRRLHFRATVNTDNRLMSHTSMSREFEHLVEAFGYTLDDMQWFSVNAMKSSFIPFDERLAMINDVIKPGYAELKSEWLFRQTSSTSDSAEEQG; encoded by the coding sequence ATGACGAGCGAGACTGCCCAGAAGGCGAACACCCCGAGCTCGGACCAGATCCGCCGGGCGCCGAAGGTTCTGCTGCACGATCACCTCGACGGCGGGCTCCGCCCCGGCACGATCGTCGAGCTGGCCCGCGACACGGTCCCCCACAGCCTTAATGGCGCGGGAGGTGCCCCCATCACCCACCTCCCCGAGACCGACCCCGACAAACTCGGCGTCTGGTTCCGGGACGCCGCCGACTCCGGATCCCTGGAGCGGTATCTGGAGACCTTCTCCCACACCGTCGGCGTGATGCAGACCCGCGACGCCCTCGTGCGGGTCGCGCGCGAGTGCGCCGAGGACCTCGCCGAGGACGGCGTCGTCTACGCCGAGGTGCGCTACGCACCCGAGCAGCACCTCGAAGGCGGGCTAAGCCTCGAAGAGGTCGTCGAGGCCGTCAACGAGGGCTTCCGCGAGGGCGAGCTGATCGCGCGGGAGAACGGTCACCGCATCCGCGTGGGCGCCCTGCTCACCGCCATGCGGCACGCAGCCCGCGCGCTGGAGATCGCCGAACTCGCCAACCGCTACCGGGACCTGGGCGTCGTCGGCTTCGACATCGCGGGCGCCGAGGCGGGGCATCCGCCGACCCGGCACCTCGACGCCTTCGAGTACCTCAAGCGCGAGAACAACCACTTCACCATCCACGCCGGCGAGGCGTTCGGGCTGCCGTCCATCTGGCAGGCCCTCCAGTGGTGCGGCGCCGACCGGCTCGGGCACGGGGTGCGCATCATCGACGACATCCAGGTGCACGCCGACGGCTCCGTGAAGCTCGGCCGGCTCGCCTCCTACGTCCGCGACAAGCGGATCCCGCTGGAGCTGTGCCCGAGCTCCAACCTCCAGACGGGGGCCGCCGATTCGTACGCCGAGCACCCCATCGGGCTGCTGCGCCGGCTGCACTTCCGCGCGACGGTGAACACCGACAACCGGCTCATGTCCCACACCAGTATGAGCCGGGAATTCGAGCATCTTGTCGAGGCATTCGGCTACACGCTCGATGACATGCAGTGGTTCTCCGTCAATGCGATGAAATCATCGTTCATTCCTTTCGATGAACGGCTCGCGATGATCAATGACGTCATCAAGCCCGGATATGCCGAACTGAAGTCCGAGTGGCTGTTCCGGCAGACCTCTTCTACCAGCGACTCTGCCGAGGAGCAGGGCTGA
- a CDS encoding alpha/beta hydrolase — protein sequence MAQQATPVRRVRLGKAIGPEPTAVSGVVLLLPGGDETSHRKPAPLLATNYVRTLGRRLTRAGRDDGLATHVVRYRYRGWNGSAANLASDALWAADEAVRRYGDVPVCLVGVDMGARAALHAGGHEAVNSVLAIAPWLPEEDMAAAPEPVKQLAGRRVLFVHGTNDERTDPELSFRLAERAKKANRDVCRFEVHSDRHALHQHRDEVLALAQDFVMGVLFGRAFSRPVADAFAAPPPLGLRMPLASGFGKSLRR from the coding sequence ATGGCACAGCAAGCGACGCCGGTGCGCAGGGTCCGGCTGGGCAAGGCGATCGGGCCGGAACCGACGGCGGTGAGCGGGGTCGTACTCCTGCTTCCCGGGGGTGACGAGACCTCACATCGCAAGCCGGCGCCGTTGTTGGCGACGAACTATGTGCGGACGCTGGGGCGCCGGCTGACACGGGCGGGGCGGGACGACGGCCTGGCCACGCATGTCGTGCGCTACCGCTACCGCGGCTGGAACGGCAGCGCCGCGAACCTCGCGAGCGACGCGCTGTGGGCGGCCGACGAGGCCGTACGGCGCTACGGCGACGTCCCCGTGTGCCTGGTCGGGGTCGACATGGGCGCCCGGGCCGCGCTGCACGCGGGTGGCCACGAGGCCGTCAACTCGGTGCTGGCGATCGCCCCTTGGCTGCCGGAGGAGGACATGGCGGCGGCACCCGAACCGGTGAAACAGCTCGCGGGGCGGCGGGTGCTGTTCGTGCACGGCACGAACGACGAGCGGACCGACCCCGAGCTGTCGTTCCGGCTGGCGGAGCGGGCGAAGAAGGCGAACCGGGACGTGTGCCGGTTCGAAGTGCACTCCGACCGGCACGCGTTGCATCAGCACCGGGACGAAGTCCTGGCGCTGGCACAGGACTTCGTGATGGGCGTGCTGTTCGGCAGGGCGTTCTCACGGCCCGTGGCCGACGCGTTCGCGGCTCCGCCGCCGCTGGGGCTGCGGATGCCGTTGGCTTCCGGGTTCGGGAAGTCGTTGCGGCGGTAG
- a CDS encoding LysR family transcriptional regulator, with product MEHQQRSRARLSPSSDTEDMTMLLAPRLAHFAGVARTEHVTRAAQEMRVPQSTLSRAMVRLEQDLGVDLFARHGRTVSLTPAGRTFLASVERALAEIGRAAEEVRADADPATGKVAFGFLHTMGAETVPGLIHAFRADHPRIRFSLVQNYGEAMIERLRSGELDLCLTSPVPDAPDLVARRLDEQKLRLVVPADHRLASRKRVRLAEAADETFVTLEPGYGMRRITDDLCQEAGFKPRIAFEGEEAETLRGLVAAGLGVALLPPPAVPRPGVVELTVTAPRAAREIGVAWLADRPDTPPVAAFKKFLLSRRGNLLPT from the coding sequence ATGGAGCATCAGCAGAGGTCACGAGCTCGCCTGTCACCATCCAGTGACACAGAAGACATGACGATGTTGCTGGCGCCACGCCTGGCCCACTTCGCCGGCGTCGCCCGCACCGAGCACGTCACCCGCGCCGCGCAGGAGATGCGGGTCCCGCAGTCCACGCTCTCGCGCGCCATGGTCCGCCTCGAACAGGACCTGGGCGTCGACCTGTTCGCCCGCCACGGCCGCACGGTCTCGCTGACCCCGGCCGGCCGCACCTTCCTCGCCTCCGTGGAACGCGCCCTCGCCGAGATCGGGCGCGCCGCCGAGGAGGTCCGCGCCGACGCCGACCCGGCCACCGGCAAGGTCGCCTTCGGGTTCCTGCACACCATGGGCGCCGAGACCGTACCCGGGCTGATCCACGCCTTCCGCGCCGACCACCCCCGCATCCGCTTCAGCCTCGTGCAGAACTACGGCGAGGCGATGATCGAGCGGCTGCGGTCCGGCGAGCTGGACCTGTGCCTGACGTCCCCGGTGCCGGACGCCCCCGACCTGGTGGCCCGCCGCCTGGACGAACAGAAGCTGCGCCTCGTCGTGCCCGCCGACCACCGCCTCGCCTCGCGCAAGCGCGTCCGGCTGGCGGAGGCCGCCGACGAGACGTTCGTGACGCTGGAACCCGGCTACGGCATGCGCCGCATCACCGACGACCTCTGTCAGGAGGCGGGCTTCAAGCCGCGCATCGCCTTCGAGGGGGAGGAGGCGGAGACCCTGCGGGGCCTGGTCGCGGCGGGCCTGGGGGTCGCGCTCCTGCCCCCGCCGGCCGTACCCCGCCCCGGCGTGGTGGAACTGACGGTCACGGCCCCGAGGGCGGCCCGCGAGATCGGCGTCGCCTGGCTGGCCGACCGGCCCGACACCCCGCCGGTGGCGGCGTTCAAGAAGTTCCTGCTGTCCAGGAGGGGCAACTTGCTGCCCACGTGA
- a CDS encoding MFS transporter encodes MSPASTGASITVDATPAVPVVDSRMAPGGPGYRRMSFALFLAGVATFALLYSTQALLPLISGEFGVAASEASWTVAAATGGLALFVLPMSALSERFGRRTVMTGSLAVAVTVGLVVPFAPNLTALVVLRAVQGAALAGLPASATAYLAEEVRPRALITAIGLFVAGNSVGGMSGRVITGWVAQEWGWRVAVGVIGVIAVACAVAFRLLLPAPRHFKAGSLRPRVLARTVRDHLANPLLRRLYAIGALFMTVFGGVYTVIGYRLTEAPFSLPQGIIGSIFLVYLVGTVSASTAGRLVGRLGRRGALYAAGGTTAAGLFLSLADSLPLVLLGLVLITGGFFAGHAVASSAVSKTATAGRAQAAALYQSAYYVGSSAGSTIGAIAFHAGGWTGTVGVGLLAVLGVVTITVLGTRAARAQQRLATA; translated from the coding sequence ATGTCTCCCGCCAGTACCGGGGCGTCCATCACCGTGGACGCCACACCCGCAGTCCCTGTCGTCGACTCCCGAATGGCCCCGGGCGGCCCCGGCTACCGCCGGATGAGCTTCGCCCTCTTCCTCGCCGGTGTCGCGACCTTCGCCCTGCTGTACTCCACCCAGGCCCTGCTCCCGCTGATCTCGGGCGAGTTCGGGGTGGCGGCGAGCGAGGCGAGCTGGACGGTGGCGGCCGCGACCGGCGGTCTGGCGCTCTTCGTCCTTCCCATGAGCGCGCTGTCGGAGCGGTTCGGACGCCGTACGGTCATGACGGGGTCGCTGGCGGTCGCGGTGACCGTCGGGCTCGTGGTGCCCTTCGCGCCGAACCTGACGGCCCTGGTCGTGCTGCGGGCGGTCCAGGGTGCCGCGCTGGCGGGTCTGCCGGCGTCGGCGACGGCGTATCTGGCCGAGGAGGTCCGGCCGCGGGCGCTGATCACGGCGATCGGCCTGTTCGTCGCGGGCAACAGCGTCGGCGGGATGAGCGGCCGGGTGATCACGGGCTGGGTCGCCCAGGAGTGGGGCTGGCGGGTCGCCGTGGGGGTGATCGGCGTGATCGCGGTGGCCTGCGCGGTGGCGTTCCGTCTGCTGCTTCCGGCCCCGCGCCACTTCAAGGCGGGCTCGCTGCGCCCGCGCGTCCTGGCCCGCACGGTCCGCGACCACCTCGCGAACCCGCTGCTGCGGCGCCTGTACGCGATCGGCGCGCTGTTCATGACGGTGTTCGGCGGCGTGTACACGGTGATCGGCTACCGGCTGACGGAGGCGCCGTTCTCGCTGCCCCAGGGCATCATCGGCTCGATCTTCCTGGTGTACCTGGTCGGCACGGTGTCGGCGTCGACGGCGGGCCGGCTGGTGGGCCGCCTCGGCCGCCGGGGCGCGCTGTACGCGGCCGGCGGCACCACGGCGGCGGGTCTGTTCCTCTCCCTGGCCGACTCCCTCCCCCTGGTCCTGCTCGGCCTGGTCCTGATCACCGGCGGCTTCTTCGCGGGCCACGCGGTGGCGTCCTCGGCCGTCAGCAAGACGGCCACGGCGGGCCGCGCCCAGGCCGCCGCGCTGTACCAGTCGGCCTACTACGTCGGCTCCAGCGCGGGCAGCACCATCGGCGCGATCGCCTTCCACGCGGGCGGCTGGACCGGCACGGTCGGGGTCGGCCTGCTGGCGGTGCTCGGCGTCGTGACGATCACCGTCCTCGGAACGCGTGCGGCTCGGGCCCAGCAGCGGCTCGCGACGGCCTGA
- a CDS encoding sigma-70 family RNA polymerase sigma factor, with amino-acid sequence MSDGTATKTTDLDVRLEKHRVELTGYCYRMLGSSFEAEDAVQDTMVRAWRSYDKFEGRSSLRSWLYRIATNVCLDMLTAGNKRARPMDLTESTPLAQAALSPRPDNTWLEPMPDSRVLPSTEDPAEAAVAKESVRLAFMAALQQLPPKQRAVLILREVLAWRATEVAELLGTTVASVNSALQRARATLAEQQQPGAQATVSDPLDDEQQKLLDRYVAAFEGYDMTALTALLHEDAIMTMPPFDLWLTGHDDIAGFMTTLGSACEGSRLVPVEVNGLPGFAQYKPDPEAGGYTPWAVQVLEISDGRLTGFHFFLDTKRWFPLFGLPLHLEAETNQVEEGV; translated from the coding sequence ATGAGCGACGGCACGGCGACAAAGACGACGGACCTCGATGTCAGGCTGGAGAAACACCGCGTCGAACTGACCGGGTACTGCTACCGCATGCTCGGCTCGTCCTTCGAGGCCGAGGACGCGGTGCAGGACACGATGGTCCGGGCCTGGCGGAGCTACGACAAGTTCGAGGGGCGTTCCAGTCTCCGCTCGTGGCTGTACCGCATCGCGACGAACGTCTGCCTGGACATGCTGACGGCCGGCAACAAGCGGGCCCGCCCGATGGACCTGACGGAGTCGACGCCGCTGGCCCAGGCGGCGCTCTCGCCCCGCCCCGACAACACCTGGCTGGAGCCGATGCCGGACAGCCGTGTGCTGCCGTCGACCGAGGACCCCGCGGAGGCGGCGGTCGCCAAGGAGTCGGTGCGGCTCGCCTTCATGGCCGCCCTCCAGCAGCTGCCGCCCAAGCAGCGTGCCGTGCTCATCCTGCGCGAGGTGCTGGCCTGGCGGGCCACCGAGGTCGCCGAGCTGCTCGGCACCACGGTCGCGTCGGTCAACAGCGCACTGCAGCGGGCCCGCGCGACCCTCGCCGAGCAGCAGCAGCCGGGCGCCCAGGCCACCGTCTCCGACCCGCTGGACGACGAGCAGCAAAAGCTCCTGGACCGCTATGTGGCGGCCTTCGAGGGCTATGACATGACGGCGCTGACGGCCCTGCTGCACGAGGACGCCATCATGACGATGCCGCCGTTCGACCTCTGGCTGACGGGCCACGACGACATCGCCGGCTTCATGACGACACTGGGCTCCGCCTGCGAGGGCTCACGACTGGTACCGGTCGAGGTGAACGGTCTGCCGGGCTTCGCCCAGTACAAGCCGGACCCCGAGGCGGGCGGCTACACACCGTGGGCGGTGCAGGTCCTGGAGATCTCAGACGGCCGGCTCACCGGGTTCCACTTCTTCCTCGACACCAAGCGCTGGTTCCCGCTCTTCGGTCTGCCCCTCCACCTCGAAGCGGAGACCAACCAGGTCGAGGAGGGCGTGTAG
- a CDS encoding STAS domain-containing protein, whose translation MSYRLPPGLPHVDAMTPAVLVLAGPVTRDEVAGLCDDVRARLEAGGARVVVCDVGGLGPPGLGVVDLLARLQLAARRAGGRIRLRDPDPALHALLDLVGLRFEVEGQTEEREPALGVEEEVEPGEPAV comes from the coding sequence ATGAGTTATCGCCTCCCGCCCGGTCTACCGCACGTGGACGCCATGACACCCGCGGTACTCGTGCTGGCCGGCCCCGTCACCCGGGACGAGGTGGCGGGGCTGTGCGACGACGTACGGGCCCGGCTGGAGGCCGGCGGGGCGAGAGTCGTGGTGTGCGACGTGGGCGGGCTGGGGCCGCCGGGCCTGGGCGTCGTGGATCTGCTGGCGCGGCTCCAGCTCGCCGCGCGACGGGCCGGGGGGCGGATCAGGCTGCGCGACCCCGATCCCGCCCTACACGCCCTCCTCGACCTGGTTGGTCTCCGCTTCGAGGTGGAGGGGCAGACCGAAGAGCGGGAACCAGCGCTTGGTGTCGAGGAAGAAGTGGAACCCGGTGAGCCGGCCGTCTGA
- a CDS encoding AEC family transporter, with protein MQGVLTGFAVIAVVIAVGYAIGRRGYLGDQGRDVLTKLAFHVASPALLFTTLAQTDLSVIFSSRLLVTALSTAAAAGVFVAVGVVRHWGVGRTTIGALCSSYVNSGNLGIPIAVYVLGDASLVAPVLLFQLVGVTPVALTILDLSGKGEKGPLWRRMLTPLRNPIAVGSLAGVAVSATGLRIPAPVLDPLTLIGGMSVPAVLLAFGISLCGSTMPGRGPDRHPVFLSVALKSVGQPAAAWALAAGVFGLRGAPLLDVVVTSALPAAQNLYTYASSYRVAERLARDSILLSTVISVPVLVMVAAMLG; from the coding sequence GTGCAGGGGGTGTTGACGGGGTTCGCGGTGATCGCGGTCGTCATCGCGGTGGGCTATGCGATCGGCCGGCGCGGTTACCTCGGCGACCAGGGCCGCGACGTCCTCACCAAGCTGGCCTTCCATGTGGCGTCCCCGGCCCTGCTGTTCACGACGCTCGCGCAGACCGACCTCTCGGTGATCTTCTCCAGCCGCCTGCTGGTGACGGCACTGAGCACGGCCGCGGCGGCCGGGGTCTTCGTCGCGGTCGGTGTCGTACGGCACTGGGGAGTGGGCCGTACGACGATCGGCGCGCTGTGCTCCAGCTACGTCAACTCCGGCAACCTCGGCATCCCGATCGCCGTGTACGTCCTCGGCGACGCCTCGCTCGTGGCGCCGGTGCTGCTGTTCCAGCTCGTCGGCGTCACCCCCGTCGCCCTGACGATCCTGGATCTGTCCGGCAAGGGCGAGAAGGGCCCGCTGTGGCGCCGTATGCTGACGCCGCTGCGCAACCCGATCGCGGTCGGCTCACTGGCCGGCGTCGCGGTGTCGGCGACGGGGCTGCGGATCCCGGCGCCCGTCCTGGACCCCCTGACCCTGATCGGCGGCATGTCGGTCCCGGCGGTCCTGCTGGCGTTCGGCATCTCCCTGTGCGGCAGCACGATGCCCGGCCGGGGTCCCGACCGCCATCCGGTGTTCCTCTCGGTCGCCCTCAAGTCGGTCGGCCAGCCCGCGGCGGCCTGGGCACTGGCGGCAGGCGTCTTCGGCCTGCGCGGCGCACCCCTGCTGGACGTGGTGGTCACCTCGGCCCTCCCCGCGGCCCAGAACCTCTACACCTACGCCTCCAGCTACCGCGTCGCCGAACGCCTGGCCCGCGACTCGATCCTGCTGTCGACGGTGATCTCGGTACCGGTGCTGGTGATGGTCGCAGCGATGCTCGGCTGA
- a CDS encoding thymidine phosphorylase has translation MAMDAISVIRSKRDRGELSDEQIDWVIDAYTRGEVADYQMAALNMAILLNGMNRREIARWTAAMIASGERMDFSSLSRPTADKHSTGGVGDKITLPLAPLVAACGAAVPQLSGRGLGHTGGTLDKLESIPGWRALLSNEEMLHVLDTTGAVICAAGDGLAPADKKLYALRDVTGTVEAIPLIASSIMSKKIAEGTGSLVLDVKVGTGAFMKTIEDARELASTMVGLGTDHGVKTVALLTDMATPLGLTAGNALEVSESVEVLAGGGPADVVELTIALAREMLDAAGVKDADPAKALADGSAMDVWRRMIAAQGGDPDAELPVAREQHVVKAPSSGVLTRLDAYDIGVAAWRLGAGRARKEDPVQAGAGIEMHAKPGDTVTEGQPLLTLHTDTPERFDYALQSLTQSYDIAAPGTDFTASPVVLERIA, from the coding sequence ATGGCCATGGACGCCATCTCCGTCATCCGCAGCAAGCGGGACCGCGGTGAGCTCAGCGACGAGCAGATCGACTGGGTCATCGACGCGTACACCCGCGGGGAGGTCGCCGACTACCAGATGGCCGCCCTCAACATGGCGATCCTCCTCAACGGCATGAACCGCCGTGAGATCGCCCGCTGGACGGCCGCGATGATCGCCTCCGGCGAGCGCATGGACTTCTCGTCCCTGTCCCGCCCGACGGCCGACAAGCACTCCACGGGCGGCGTCGGCGACAAGATCACCCTGCCGCTGGCCCCGCTCGTCGCCGCCTGCGGCGCGGCCGTGCCGCAGCTGTCGGGCCGGGGCCTCGGCCACACCGGCGGCACCCTGGACAAGCTGGAGTCGATCCCCGGCTGGCGGGCGCTCCTGTCGAACGAGGAGATGCTGCACGTCCTCGACACGACCGGCGCGGTGATCTGCGCGGCGGGCGACGGCCTGGCCCCCGCCGACAAGAAGCTGTACGCCCTGCGTGACGTCACCGGCACGGTCGAGGCGATCCCGCTGATCGCCTCCTCGATCATGTCGAAGAAGATCGCCGAGGGCACCGGCTCGCTGGTCCTGGACGTGAAGGTCGGCACGGGCGCCTTCATGAAGACCATCGAGGACGCGCGCGAGCTGGCGTCCACGATGGTGGGCCTGGGCACCGACCACGGTGTGAAGACGGTCGCGCTGCTGACCGACATGGCGACCCCGCTCGGCCTCACGGCCGGCAACGCGCTGGAGGTCAGCGAGTCCGTCGAGGTCCTGGCGGGCGGTGGCCCGGCCGATGTGGTCGAGCTGACGATCGCCCTGGCCCGCGAAATGCTGGACGCGGCCGGAGTGAAGGACGCCGACCCGGCGAAGGCCCTCGCCGACGGCTCGGCGATGGACGTCTGGCGGCGCATGATCGCCGCGCAGGGCGGCGACCCGGACGCGGAACTGCCCGTCGCGCGCGAGCAGCACGTCGTCAAGGCCCCGTCCTCCGGTGTCCTGACCCGCCTCGACGCCTACGACATCGGCGTCGCCGCCTGGCGCCTCGGCGCGGGGCGTGCCCGCAAGGAGGACCCGGTGCAGGCGGGCGCCGGCATCGAGATGCACGCCAAGCCCGGCGACACGGTCACCGAGGGCCAGCCCCTCCTGACCCTCCACACCGACACCCCGGAACGCTTCGACTACGCCCTCCAGTCGCTGACGCAGTCGTACGACATCGCGGCCCCGGGCACGGACTTCACGGCGTCGCCGGTGGTGCTGGAACGCATCGCCTGA
- a CDS encoding cytidine deaminase, producing MTPAASHDVDWDKLRAAALDAMSRAYAPYSGFPVGVAALVDDGRTITGCNVENASYGLALCAECGLVSELQNTGGGRLTHFTCVDGKGDVLVPCGRCRQLLFEFGGPELLLETPAGILPLSEMLPQAFGPGHLRK from the coding sequence GTGACGCCGGCCGCCTCCCACGACGTCGACTGGGACAAGCTGCGCGCGGCGGCGCTGGACGCCATGTCCCGTGCGTACGCCCCGTACTCCGGCTTCCCGGTCGGCGTGGCGGCCCTGGTCGACGACGGCCGCACGATCACCGGCTGCAACGTCGAGAACGCCTCGTACGGGCTCGCGCTGTGCGCCGAGTGCGGACTGGTCTCGGAACTGCAGAACACGGGGGGCGGCAGGCTGACGCACTTCACGTGCGTGGACGGCAAGGGCGACGTCCTCGTGCCGTGCGGCCGCTGCCGTCAGCTGCTCTTCGAGTTCGGCGGCCCGGAGCTCCTGCTGGAGACCCCGGCGGGCATCCTGCCGCTGTCGGAGATGCTGCCCCAGGCCTTCGGCCCGGGCCACCTGCGCAAGTAA